The genome window ATTCACCGCTTCTTCGGCCTCGGTGTCGAACCACAGGCAGGGGACGATCCTCCGGTCGGCGGGCATGGGCGGGGTCCTCTCCTTGCGGCCCAACCACGATAGTTAACTCATCAGTTAAGTGCAAGCGGAGCGGTTCAGGCCAGCAGGGCGGTGCGTTCTTCGGGGGTCAGGAGGCGCCATCGACCTTCGTCCAGCCCGTCCAGACGGATGGGGCCGATGCGGACACGCAGCAGGTCGGTGACCTCCAGATCCGCATGTTCGCACATGCGCCGGATCTGGCGGTTGCGACCCTCGGTCAGGACGAAGCGGAGGCGCTGCTGTTCCATCCGGCTGACCCTGGCGTATTTCAGCTGGCGGCCGTCCAGCATGATGCCGTGGCGCAGCAGGGCCAGCTTCTTCTCCGTCACATCCCCGGCGACGCGGACCAGATATTCTTTGTCGAGTCTGGACTCCGGCCCGATCACCGCCTTGGCCACGACGCCGTCCGAAGACAGCATCAAAAGGCCGCGTGAATCCTCGTCCAGACGGCCGATGGGGGGCAGGGAGGCGTCCGCGGCCGGCACGGCGCCGGGGCCGATCAGATTGGCAGCGGTGAGCAGGCGGACAGCGGGAATCTTGTCCGGCTCGGGCTGGCCGGAGACATAGCCGACCGGCTTGTTCATCACCACCGTGATCCCGGCGGCGAGGGCGGTTTCGGCGCGGTCGGACAGGGTCAGGGTCTGGCCCGGCTCGATCTTGCGGCCCGCATCGGTGACGACCTCTCCGTCGATCGAGACCAGGCCGTCGGCGATCAGGGCGTCGGCCTCGCGCCGCGAGCAGACGCCGGTCTGGCCCAGCCATTTGTTGATGCGGCTGGGCTCCGGACCATCATAGAGGCGGGAGAAGGCCAAGCTCAGTCTGCGGTCAGGGCGGCCGTGGCGACCTCGGCATCCTGGGCGGCCGTGGCACCCGATACGCCGATGGCCCCGACGATACGCCCGTCGACGACGATGGGGATGCCGCCCGCGATGGGCAGGGCGTCGTCGTTGGCGAGGCTGACGATCCGGCCCGCCAGGGTGCGCTCCTCCATCACCGATGTGGCCAGTCGATAGCGGGCGGCGGTGCGGGCCTTTCGCTGGGCGACCAGGATGGAGCCGTACTGGGTGTCGTCCATGCGGGCGAAGGCGACCAGTTCGCCGCTCGGTTCCACAATGGCCACGGCCATGCGAAAATTGCCGCGCGCGGCTGCTGCGACCGCGCGGTCGATCAGGGCCTGGGCGGCGTCC of Brevundimonas subvibrioides contains these proteins:
- a CDS encoding pseudouridine synthase → MAFSRLYDGPEPSRINKWLGQTGVCSRREADALIADGLVSIDGEVVTDAGRKIEPGQTLTLSDRAETALAAGITVVMNKPVGYVSGQPEPDKIPAVRLLTAANLIGPGAVPAADASLPPIGRLDEDSRGLLMLSSDGVVAKAVIGPESRLDKEYLVRVAGDVTEKKLALLRHGIMLDGRQLKYARVSRMEQQRLRFVLTEGRNRQIRRMCEHADLEVTDLLRVRIGPIRLDGLDEGRWRLLTPEERTALLA
- a CDS encoding GlcG/HbpS family heme-binding protein: MKTLASLLALGLALSATAPAATARTAQVQTAPAQTAPATPPAPSPPYGTPISLDAAQALIDRAVAAAARGNFRMAVAIVEPSGELVAFARMDDTQYGSILVAQRKARTAARYRLATSVMEERTLAGRIVSLANDDALPIAGGIPIVVDGRIVGAIGVSGATAAQDAEVATAALTAD